CGGCTTCAAGTATAAATCGGAGACCGGCTCCAGCGCTCCTACGGAGGTCATCGCCGAGTTGGAGAAGAATGCAGCCCGCGTCTGGGCCACGGGAGAAGTTGCCCGGATGCCGCTGACCGAAGCCCTGAATAAAGGGCTGGCGGAATACCTGGACCTGGCTCCTATCTATTTCCGCCAGATAGAGAGGCTGATTGACCTGCCGGAGTTGCGCCGGGCGAAGCTGAAAGTCGTGGTGGACTCCATGTACGGGGCCGGCGCCGGATATCTCAAGGAGCTGCTGGGCGGGGGCAATATCGAGCTGGTGGAGATACACGGCGAGCGTAACCCGCTGTTTCCCGATATGCAGCAGCCGGAACCGATCGCCCCGAACCTTGCCCGGCTATCGGCGGCGGTCAGGGGAGAGGGCGCGAGTGTCGGCCTGGCGACCGATGGCGATGCCGACCGCATGGGCGTCACTGATGAGAAGGGAGTATTCCTGACCCAGCTCCAGGTCTTTGCCCTGCTCTGCCTGTACCTGCTGGAGGTGCGCGGTGAGCGCGGCCCCCTGGTCAAGACGATAACGACGACCAGCATGATCTACCGTCTGGGGGAAATATTTAAGGTGCCGGTATATGAGACTCAGGTGGGTTTCAAATACGTGGCGCCGATGATGATGGCGCACGATGCGCTGGCGGGGGGCGAGGAAAGCGGCGGCTACGGCTTCCGGGGTCATGTGCTGGAAAGGGATGGCATCCTGGCCAATCTCTACTTCCTGGACATGATAGTGAGAACCGGAAAGACCCCTTCGAAGCTTATTGATTATCTCTACAGCAAGGTTGGCGCTCACTATTATCAGCGTATTGACGTCGAGTTTCCCGGAGACCGGCGCCAGGCGATTGCCGGGCGGCTGGAGCGCCAGCCGGAGCAGATAGCCGGGGTCAGGGTGGCTAAGTTTGAAACCGGTGATGGCTTTCGTTATCTTCTGGAGGACAATACCTGGCTGCTTATCCGGTTTTCCGGGACTGAGCCGTTACTGCGTATCTACGCGGAAAGCGGTTCGCCTTCCCGGTTGACCAGGCTGCTGGAGGCCGGTAAAGAATTAGCCGGAGTCTGAAAGAGACGGGGTGAACCGGGTACGCAGGTCAGGGTTCTTGCCAGAGGCGTAGAATTAGTTTGACACAGTGTGCCGTCCACTGCTAGACTTTGATAGCAAAGGGACAGCTTTGGTTTCCAATCACTCAGGTTATTAAGGCCCCGTGGTGTAGCGGTCTAACATGCCACCCTGTCACGGTGGAGATCGGGGGTTCGAATCCCCCCGGGGTCGCCACCATCTGAAATCCGGCGATATCCGCCGCAGGTTTTATCCCGGGGCTGGCTATGGCGGGGGCGTGGCGGGTCTATTCAGACAGCGCCTTGCTGCCGCTAACCTCATGTTTCCGGTACCAGTTCTGTACCACTTCGACGACCTCATCGGGGTGGTCACAAACCCGCAGCAGGTTCAAGTCTTCTTCGGAAATAAACTTTTTGGACAGGACAGAACTGCGTATCCAATCCAGCAGCCCTCCCCAGAATTCATTATTGTACAGTATTACCGGAAACGGCTTGATTTTAAGGGTTTGCATCAGGGTTAATACTTCGGACAGCTCATCGAGCGTTCCCAGTCCGCCGGGCATGATGACAAAGGCGATGGCATACTTTACCAGCATTACTTTGCGCACAAAAAAGTGGTGAAAGGTTATCGTCTTGTTGGCATAGGCATTGCAGGTCTGCTCCTCAGGCAGTTCAATATTAAGGCCGACGGAGGTAACGCCGGCATTGAGCGCGCCCTTGTTGGCGGCTTCCATGACACCCGGCCCGCCGCCGGTTATTATCGAAAAACCGGCTCCGCCCAGTTTACAGGCGATTTCCTCAGTCTCGGCGTACAGTTTATCATCGGGGGAGAGCCGGGCGGAACCATAGACGGTCACGGCCGGTTCGATGCCGTTCAGGGTATCAAAACCCTCCACCAGCTCGCCGATGATGCGGAACATGCGCCAGGATTCTTCCTTGGCCAGGTCATTTATTTCATACCCGTATGGCATAATATCCCTCCCATGATGTAAATCAGAGATAGCGATTTTTAAAGCGCGATATTAGTATATGATAACATTAAATGAGCGCGGGAGCTATTGCGACTGTCACAGACGGATGACTCTTTACCCCGGGAGAGTCAACGAGAGGCTTAACCCGCTGCTTGACAGCCATATTAGCGCCCGTTAAAATCAAGGGACGCCACGCAGAATTGACAGGGGGATTAGCCATGACTATTGAGACTGATATGAGCCGGGAAGAAGCCTGGTTTAAAGAGAAACTGGCCCGGCGCTGCCTTACCGCCATGGAAAAGCATAACATCCCGGGGCACTAC
The sequence above is a segment of the Dehalococcoidales bacterium genome. Coding sequences within it:
- a CDS encoding phosphoglucomutase/phosphomannomutase family protein — its product is MAEVAAANGIKAYLSTSTAPTPVISYATLTQKAGGAVVITASHNPAIWNGFKYKSETGSSAPTEVIAELEKNAARVWATGEVARMPLTEALNKGLAEYLDLAPIYFRQIERLIDLPELRRAKLKVVVDSMYGAGAGYLKELLGGGNIELVEIHGERNPLFPDMQQPEPIAPNLARLSAAVRGEGASVGLATDGDADRMGVTDEKGVFLTQLQVFALLCLYLLEVRGERGPLVKTITTTSMIYRLGEIFKVPVYETQVGFKYVAPMMMAHDALAGGEESGGYGFRGHVLERDGILANLYFLDMIVRTGKTPSKLIDYLYSKVGAHYYQRIDVEFPGDRRQAIAGRLERQPEQIAGVRVAKFETGDGFRYLLEDNTWLLIRFSGTEPLLRIYAESGSPSRLTRLLEAGKELAGV
- a CDS encoding TIGR00730 family Rossman fold protein, with translation MPYGYEINDLAKEESWRMFRIIGELVEGFDTLNGIEPAVTVYGSARLSPDDKLYAETEEIACKLGGAGFSIITGGGPGVMEAANKGALNAGVTSVGLNIELPEEQTCNAYANKTITFHHFFVRKVMLVKYAIAFVIMPGGLGTLDELSEVLTLMQTLKIKPFPVILYNNEFWGGLLDWIRSSVLSKKFISEEDLNLLRVCDHPDEVVEVVQNWYRKHEVSGSKALSE